Genomic segment of Paenalkalicoccus suaedae:
ACTATCATAGATTTATATAGATTTTTATGAGACAAATTGACGAGTTTTTGTTATTAGATTGTAATAACCATTACAAAAAGACCGTCCCGAGTAGGGTGCGGTCTGTAAGTTCGACAAAAAAATTTACTTTTTGGGAGGATAAGTAGTAGAGACTGCTTCATCCTTCTCCACTTTTTCATATTGCTTTCTCGTTAAGCACCAGTGAATCATCTGTAGGTGCTCCATTTCTTTTAGCATTCTCGCTTTTTGCAAAACGCGGATGGATGCGTAATTATCAATGCGGCATTCTGCGTTTAAACGATGTAGCTTTTTTTCGATAAAGGTATAGCGCATCATTCGCTTAAGCGCCTCTGTTGCATACCCATTGTGTTGGAAGTCTTGCCTAATGCCATAGCCAATCTCTACGGTCTTCCACTGATCTGGCTTTCCTTTATATCCGATATCTCCGGCAATACTTCCCGATTCCTTCTCGATTATAACCCATGGGCCAAAGCTGAGTAGCTTCGGATCCTTGTCTAAATCCTGCAGGTGCATCTCTATATGTGGGGGGAAATAGTGCTGTTGCCTAAACATCGGGAGGAGGTCATGTGTGACGGTTACAAGTCTTAGTCTTGGTGTAAATAAGACCATTCCCATATGGAGGCCCCCTTTCTGTCTAACTAATCCCCTCTTCCCTAGTTATCTATACATGAAACTAGAAGACAAGGCATAGGTGTTAGATAGAGACGAGTTAGGAGGTGGGATGCATGATTGAAGGATCGATTCTGCTCATTTTCCTTGCATTGGATGGGGTGATTTGGGGGCTAGTCATTGGGACAAAACGGCTGTATGTGCCTCTATACCAAGTCGTGTTGCTAGCACTTGGCACATGTATCATGCTGTTTTTCTCCCTCTGGATCGGAGAATTGATCGGAGGCGTTGTGCCTTCCGTTGTATTCCAAAAGCTCGCAGGCGCCTTGCTACTCATTATGAGCGTGTACCAGCTTTTACGAGAGGAAGCATTAGCAAAGTCTTTAACCTTTAAAGTATTTATTTTAATGAATATCGACAACGTGGGCTACGGCCTCGCGATTGGGAATTTCGCAGGATTTTTATCAATTGCGGGCGGCGTACTTGTCGGGAGCGCCTTCATATTAGGCCTCGCTATGTCCTATCAAAACCCTAAACTACAGCACTACAAAGAGATACTTCCTTTCATCGTGCTATTTAGCTTAGGGATGATAAAGCTTCTAAGTTAAGATCTTTCGGACAGAAAATACGAGTTAAAGGTTGCTAGCCAACAAGGCACCATAGTATATAAGCAGCAGTTGCCATAAAGATTAAAATCTCCACAAGAGAACCCGTTCTATAAAGAGGGATCGTCGTACGTTTACGCACAAATGGATAAAAGAGCGGAATACCACCATGTGAAAATAAGTCGCCAACAATATGTAGAATAACCCCGAGACAAAAAGCAACGAGAAATGGCGAAGGAGAGGTAACAATCCCAAACGTAGCAAGTCCCACAATAAGTCCAGAGT
This window contains:
- a CDS encoding GNAT family N-acetyltransferase; this encodes MGMVLFTPRLRLVTVTHDLLPMFRQQHYFPPHIEMHLQDLDKDPKLLSFGPWVIIEKESGSIAGDIGYKGKPDQWKTVEIGYGIRQDFQHNGYATEALKRMMRYTFIEKKLHRLNAECRIDNYASIRVLQKARMLKEMEHLQMIHWCLTRKQYEKVEKDEAVSTTYPPKK
- a CDS encoding metal-dependent hydrolase; its protein translation is MRYYTHLTFAYASTMALTEVGTSPVDLTVTSAAIGLGIGALAPDIDETRSWLGRRLPILSTIVKALFGHRGLTHSGLIVGLATFGIVTSPSPFLVAFCLGVILHIVGDLFSHGGIPLFYPFVRKRTTIPLYRTGSLVEILIFMATAAYILWCLVG